A part of Sugiyamaella lignohabitans strain CBS 10342 chromosome D, complete sequence genomic DNA contains:
- the MNN10 gene encoding Mnn10p (Subunit of a Golgi mannosyltransferase complex; complex mediates elongation of the polysaccharide mannan backbone; membrane protein of the mannosyltransferase family; other members of the complex are Anp1p, Mnn9p, Mnn11p, and Hoc1p; GO_component: GO:0005794 - Golgi apparatus [Evidence IEA,IEA]; GO_component: GO:0000136 - alpha-1,6-mannosyltransferase complex [Evidence IDA] [PMID 10037752]; GO_component: GO:0005783 - endoplasmic reticulum [Evidence IEA]; GO_component: GO:0005789 - endoplasmic reticulum membrane [Evidence IEA]; GO_component: GO:0016021 - integral component of membrane [Evidence IEA,IEA]; GO_component: GO:0016020 - membrane [Evidence IEA]; GO_function: GO:0000009 - alpha-1,6-mannosyltransferase activity [Evidence IDA] [PMID 10037752]; GO_function: GO:0016740 - transferase activity [Evidence IEA]; GO_function: GO:0016757 - transferase activity, transferring glycosyl groups [Evidence IEA]; GO_function: GO:0016758 - transferase activity, transferring hexosyl groups [Evidence IEA]; GO_process: GO:0000917 - barrier septum assembly [Evidence IMP] [PMID 16034811]; GO_process: GO:0000032 - cell wall mannoprotein biosynthetic process [Evidence IMP] [PMID 10037752]; GO_process: GO:0006487 - protein N-linked glycosylation [Evidence IMP] [PMID 23210626]; GO_process: GO:0006487 - protein N-linked glycosylation [Evidence IMP] [PMID 8991513]), whose translation MINMFPMRKHRTLVALFLGLIVTWSLVSTLREHKPATLSLSDLKPVNNGHSDNKAHVTKLVSSPEHSGSLENPDQGMAPKLSDISKSDTSIKSKTSKPKSIGEKALKEPQDYSKDSEQFVGVPSAPAPAQVAPAQVQGDQILHHPLDDIYAGISINPVRAVPTPSVAERQLHNKYQAVRDHLMELENLTIHNTFHVPQSQRVKNRIEPCEEQILILSACDGIRATDEDPEFMSLILQNRIDYANLHNYSHYFVDTSKFQTGDKAKLHPVWFKIAAIREAFEMNPAAQWVWWLDMDGLIMNPKIDLAQHLLHPHVLEQRLTYDRPINDVGGMFTGLVYKSRGQVRAADIDFVFSQDSLGVNAGSFFIRRSKFSSFVLDIWDSPQMIDLNFSQREQDVFNFLLTKYREVYDHTGLVPQRLFNSYHSTNTKSYGRYWPGDLVVHFAGKSRTYEYRELWNSYWDVSGTLNPPIYNSESE comes from the coding sequence ATGATAAACATGTTTCCTATGAGAAAGCACAGAACGTTGGTAGCTCTATTCCTTGGACTGATAGTGACCTGGTCGTTAGTTAGCACACTAAGAGAACACAAACCGGCGACGTTGAGTCTATCAGATTTAAAGCCAGTAAACAATGGACACAGTGACAACAAGGCCCATGTGACTAAGCTGGTGTCCAGTCCAGAACACAGTGGCAGCCTGGAGAACCCAGATCAGGGGATGGCCCCCAAATTAAGTGATATATCTAAGTCAGATACAAGCATCAAGTCCAAAACAAGCAAGCCAAAAAGCATAGGAGAAAAAGCTTTAAAGGAACCCCAGGATTATAGTAAAGACTCAGAACAATTCGTCGGAGTACCATctgcaccagcaccagctcaAGTTGCACCAGCCCAAGTTCAAGGTGACCAAATTCTTCACCATCCACTCGATGATATTTATGCTGGTATAAGTATCAATCCAGTGAGAGCGGTTCCAACACCGTCCGTAGCTGAGCGACAGTTGCATAACAAATACCAGGCAGTCCGCGATCATTTGATGGAGTTAGAAAATCTGACAATTCACAATACTTTTCACGTCCCACAGTCACAACGTGTGAAGAATAGAATTGAACCCTGTGAAGAGCAGATTCTTATCTTGTCTGCATGTGATGGAATACGCGCTACCGATGAAGATCCTGAGTTTATGTCTTTGATTCTTCAGAACAGAATAGACTACGCTAATTTGCATAATTACTCGCATTATTTCGTGGACACGAGCAAGTTTCAAACGGGCGACAAGGCCAAATTACATCCTGTGTGGTTCAAGATTGCCGCGATCCGTGAGGCCTTTGAGATGAATCCCGCTGCACAATGGGTTTGGTGGCTCGATATGGACGGCCTAATCATGAATCCAAAGATAGACTTGGCGCAGCATCTACTTCATCCTCATGTGCTTGAACAGAGACTAACCTATGATCGACCTATAAATGATGTGGGGGGAATGTTTACTGGTCTGGTTTATAAGTCCAGGGGCCAGGTGAGAGCagctgatattgattttgtgTTTTCTCAAGACTCGCTTGGTGTTAACGCGGGCTCGTTTTTCATTCGGCGATCAAAGTTTTCATCCTTTGTCTTGGATATCTGGGACTCTCCTCAAATGATAGATCTAAACTTCTCTCAACGGGAGCAAGATGTGTTCAACTTTCTACTCACCAAGTACAGGGAGGTCTACGACCATACTGGCTTAGTACCGCAACGTCTATTTAATTCATATCATTCTACAAATACAAAATCTTACGGCAGATATTGGCCGGGGGATTTGGTTGTTCACTTTGCTGGTAAAAGTAGGACATATGAGTATCGTGAATTATGGAACTCGTACTGGGATGTCAGTGGTACATTGAACCCACCTATTTACAACTCTGAGTCTGAGTAA